The proteins below come from a single Syntrophales bacterium genomic window:
- a CDS encoding BON domain-containing protein, which produces MKKHLMMISYFVILAIVCGCTTVYKAAVDERNVSTIASDNKIAVTVSKRFFDDATIKILDISADCYNGHVYLIGEYENEKQKSRAVKIARGVKGVKSVTTYLLPKKKGDRCGTSDNVAIIAKVKARLIKDKEIWSTNIKVKSVQCNVVLLGIIGSKAEIHKIIDYTKSVEGVRSVKSFLKSIK; this is translated from the coding sequence ATGAAAAAGCACCTTATGATGATATCATATTTTGTTATCCTGGCAATTGTTTGCGGATGCACTACTGTTTATAAGGCAGCCGTGGATGAACGCAACGTGAGTACTATTGCCAGCGATAATAAAATTGCAGTAACTGTTTCAAAAAGGTTTTTTGATGATGCAACTATTAAAATTCTTGACATCTCCGCAGACTGCTATAACGGTCATGTGTATCTAATTGGCGAGTACGAAAACGAAAAGCAGAAGAGTAGAGCCGTAAAAATTGCCAGGGGCGTAAAGGGCGTCAAATCTGTAACCACTTATCTGCTTCCGAAGAAAAAGGGAGATCGCTGCGGAACATCTGACAATGTTGCAATAATCGCAAAAGTTAAGGCAAGGCTGATCAAAGACAAGGAAATCTGGTCGACAAACATCAAAGTAAAATCGGTTCAATGTAACGTAGTGCTTCTGGGTATCATCGGTTCCAAGGCGGAAATCCATAAAATTATCGACTACACTAAAAGTGTAGAAGGTGTCCGGAGTGTCAAGTCTTTCCTGAAATCCATTAAGTAA
- a CDS encoding GspE/PulE family protein — MEVKEDKNMKYQEIKELREKLSLHKGLQDIANRIHAAENIKQILVDLKDGILNILNAYSITIYVMDQVKNEIYSMFLTGTKLKEIRLSVNNKSIAGYVANTGNVVNIADAYDTEELKKIDEQLTFDDSWDKKTNYRTVQIMAAPIFYANTMMGVIQILNKKGGGRFSTEEQVFLEKMADVLGIAFFNQKKIEIRRRNKFNYLINCELIQERDLESAWIEARKNRVNIEDLLMSKYKISREDIGKSLEDFYFCKFIQFNDKYPIPGDLLKNLRREYLSRELWVPLERVDGKVMVIVDDPDNILKRDTIENLLKTKSVEYNVATREDILRFINHFFQAHEDVTSISDILGMLDEEDEFLEEEGDVVTESDSVIMQLVNKIINDAYVRNTSDIHIEANVEKKNVEVRFRIDGDCAVYQTLPYSYRAAVVSRLKIMSNLDITERRLPQDGKIKFKQRRGKEIELRVATVPTQGSQEDMVMRILPKGETMPLEKMGMSPRNYKNFLETIKSPYGMILVVGPTGSGKTTTLHAALHHINTPEKKIWTAEDPVEITQYGLRQVQVNPKIGLNFSNAMRAFLRADPDVIMVGEMRDFETAKIGVEASLTGHLVFSTLHTNSAPETIVRLLDMGIDPLNFADSLLCILAQRLVRTLCDKCKEEYHPSKEDYDGMARSYGEEAFLKLNIPYNDDFKLYRAKGCSQCNNSGYKGRIAIHEVLVATDSIKRLIQKHAMVEEIRDTALSEDMTTLLQDGILKAINGFTDFKQVYRVCMK, encoded by the coding sequence ATGGAAGTCAAAGAAGATAAAAATATGAAGTATCAGGAAATAAAAGAACTGCGGGAGAAGCTTTCTCTTCATAAGGGATTACAGGATATTGCCAATCGTATCCATGCTGCTGAAAATATAAAACAGATACTGGTAGACCTTAAAGACGGCATTTTAAATATTCTCAATGCATATTCAATCACCATATATGTAATGGATCAGGTGAAAAATGAAATCTATTCGATGTTCCTGACAGGAACCAAGTTAAAAGAAATTAGGCTGTCCGTCAATAATAAAAGCATTGCCGGCTATGTGGCAAACACGGGGAACGTTGTTAATATCGCCGATGCGTACGACACAGAAGAATTAAAAAAGATTGATGAACAACTGACATTTGATGACAGCTGGGACAAAAAAACAAATTACAGAACCGTGCAGATAATGGCAGCCCCTATTTTTTACGCCAATACCATGATGGGTGTTATTCAGATACTCAATAAAAAAGGGGGTGGAAGATTTTCTACTGAGGAACAGGTCTTTCTGGAAAAGATGGCAGATGTTCTGGGGATTGCCTTCTTCAATCAGAAAAAAATAGAAATAAGAAGAAGAAACAAATTTAATTATCTTATAAACTGTGAGTTAATACAGGAGAGGGATCTGGAAAGTGCCTGGATTGAAGCCAGGAAAAACAGGGTAAACATTGAAGATCTGCTGATGTCAAAATACAAGATATCAAGAGAGGACATCGGCAAATCCCTGGAAGATTTTTATTTCTGCAAGTTCATACAATTCAACGACAAATACCCGATACCCGGAGACCTGCTGAAAAATTTAAGGAGAGAATATCTCAGTCGCGAGTTATGGGTTCCTTTAGAAAGGGTAGACGGAAAGGTCATGGTAATTGTGGACGACCCTGACAATATCCTGAAGAGGGACACAATCGAAAACCTTCTGAAGACAAAATCGGTTGAATACAATGTGGCCACAAGGGAAGACATATTGAGATTTATCAACCACTTCTTCCAGGCACACGAGGATGTTACATCTATAAGCGATATTCTCGGAATGCTCGACGAGGAAGATGAATTCCTGGAGGAGGAAGGGGATGTAGTTACAGAATCGGATAGCGTAATCATGCAGCTCGTCAACAAGATTATAAACGACGCGTACGTGCGTAATACATCCGATATTCATATTGAAGCCAATGTAGAAAAAAAGAATGTTGAAGTAAGATTCAGGATTGATGGTGATTGTGCGGTTTATCAAACCCTTCCATACAGTTACAGGGCAGCAGTTGTTTCGAGGCTCAAGATAATGTCTAATCTTGATATAACAGAGCGTAGACTCCCCCAGGATGGCAAGATAAAATTCAAGCAGAGAAGGGGTAAAGAAATCGAGTTGCGTGTTGCAACCGTGCCTACACAGGGCAGTCAAGAGGATATGGTAATGCGAATTCTCCCAAAAGGCGAAACCATGCCGCTTGAAAAAATGGGGATGTCACCGCGCAATTATAAAAACTTTCTGGAAACAATTAAAAGCCCATACGGGATGATTCTTGTTGTCGGTCCTACCGGGTCAGGGAAGACCACAACCCTTCATGCCGCACTACATCATATCAACACTCCGGAAAAGAAGATCTGGACGGCAGAAGATCCCGTCGAAATTACACAATACGGTCTCCGTCAGGTACAGGTCAACCCCAAGATCGGGCTTAACTTCAGCAATGCCATGCGCGCTTTTCTGAGGGCTGATCCGGATGTCATCATGGTTGGAGAGATGAGGGATTTTGAAACTGCCAAGATTGGTGTTGAGGCCTCACTCACAGGACATCTTGTTTTTTCCACCCTTCATACCAACAGTGCCCCGGAGACGATTGTCCGGCTTCTTGATATGGGGATAGACCCTCTCAATTTTGCCGATTCTCTCCTTTGCATACTTGCGCAGAGACTGGTAAGAACGCTTTGTGATAAATGTAAGGAGGAATATCATCCCTCAAAGGAAGACTATGATGGAATGGCGCGCAGTTATGGAGAAGAAGCATTTTTAAAGCTCAACATTCCTTACAATGATGATTTTAAATTATACCGTGCAAAGGGTTGCAGCCAATGCAATAATTCAGGATACAAAGGCAGAATAGCCATTCATGAAGTTCTTGTTGCAACAGACAGCATCAAAAGATTGATTCAGAAACACGCAATGGTTGAAGAAATACGTGACACAGCCCTCTCCGAAGATATGACTACCCTCCTGCAGGATGGAATACTTAAAGCCATTAATGGGTTTACAGACTTTAAACAGGTATACAGAGTGTGTATGAAGTGA
- a CDS encoding TIGR04211 family SH3 domain-containing protein: MFSKSLFSIVFFSILVTASAFAETMFVTDSFKITLRTGPSNENKVIAMLKSNEELEVLEKGEDWVNVRLKNGKEGYVLRRFLTSEIPKFSVIIGLQEKVEKLKNEVSSLGKSKERLEKSNLELESSLFSREKELTKVKRDYEELKSGAAGYIEVKELKDNLESRNKNLESQADNLLKENRQLKKQTNKLWFVSGAGVLLLGWILGLVMGRTQIRRRRNFIKVDL; this comes from the coding sequence ATGTTTTCCAAATCCTTATTTTCAATCGTATTTTTTAGTATACTGGTTACTGCTTCTGCTTTTGCTGAAACCATGTTTGTTACCGACTCATTTAAGATTACCTTACGTACAGGTCCGTCTAACGAAAATAAAGTTATTGCCATGCTAAAGTCGAATGAGGAACTTGAAGTACTCGAGAAAGGGGAGGATTGGGTTAATGTCCGGCTAAAAAATGGGAAAGAGGGTTATGTCTTGAGACGTTTTTTGACCTCAGAGATACCTAAATTTTCTGTAATTATTGGACTTCAGGAGAAGGTTGAAAAATTAAAAAATGAAGTTAGCAGTCTTGGAAAAAGTAAGGAACGGCTGGAAAAATCAAATTTAGAACTGGAATCAAGTCTGTTTTCCAGAGAAAAGGAGTTGACAAAGGTAAAGAGGGATTATGAGGAATTGAAATCGGGGGCAGCCGGGTATATTGAGGTAAAGGAGCTGAAAGACAATTTGGAGAGCAGAAATAAAAACCTCGAAAGTCAGGCGGACAACCTTCTGAAAGAAAACAGGCAGCTCAAGAAACAGACAAATAAGCTCTGGTTTGTTAGTGGAGCCGGCGTTTTGCTTCTGGGGTGGATTTTAGGTCTGGTTATGGGTCGGACTCAGATACGTCGGAGACGGAACTTTATCAAGGTTGATCTGTAA
- a CDS encoding AtpZ/AtpI family protein translates to MLIIKSTKNKTSAYSQILVLSAWGFVIVISSFLFLYVGYWLDGKLNTAPSFMLGLFMLAIFLCVGRFYQEAWLKKGK, encoded by the coding sequence ATGTTGATAATAAAAAGCACAAAAAATAAGACATCGGCATATTCCCAGATACTGGTTTTAAGTGCATGGGGGTTTGTCATTGTTATTTCCTCATTTCTCTTTCTCTACGTAGGGTATTGGTTGGATGGTAAGCTAAATACGGCACCTTCCTTCATGTTAGGATTGTTCATGCTTGCTATTTTTCTTTGCGTAGGAAGGTTTTATCAAGAAGCATGGTTGAAAAAGGGGAAGTAA
- a CDS encoding glycoside hydrolase family 3 protein, translated as MRKTGISTKKKVKKKTDVKRGLCLFLLVFWILILSIPFMSSSASGELAEPSNKSLDTQIGQMLMVGFRGLAADNQSPIIQDIRKRNIGGVILFDYDVPSKSPIRNIKSPEQVKALTAALQKASSIPLFIAIDQEGGKVNRLKEKSGFPPSVSEQCLGSIDNSSTTERFAKITAKTLANLGINLNFAPVVDLNINSDNPVIGKLERSFSADPDIVVKHSLIVINTLHDFGVLSAIKHFPGHGSSLNDSHKGLVDVTNSWSPNELKPFEAIIKSGKCNMIMTAHIFNGKIDPEWPATLSSRTVKGILRKDLKYRGVVISDDMQMKAIRSFYGLETAIKMAISSGVDILLFANNSVFEEDIATRALAIIKKLLTRGEISPRRINESYMRIMKLKEKINYPAASHGVSK; from the coding sequence ATGCGTAAAACCGGAATTTCCACGAAAAAAAAGGTAAAAAAAAAGACTGACGTAAAGCGCGGCCTTTGTCTATTCTTGTTGGTTTTCTGGATACTTATCCTGTCAATACCTTTCATGTCGTCTTCAGCGAGCGGGGAACTTGCAGAACCTTCAAATAAAAGTCTCGACACGCAAATAGGCCAGATGTTAATGGTAGGATTCCGGGGACTTGCAGCAGACAATCAAAGTCCAATAATTCAGGACATCAGAAAGAGAAATATCGGCGGTGTCATCCTCTTTGATTACGACGTCCCATCAAAATCACCTATCAGAAATATAAAGTCCCCAGAACAGGTCAAAGCCTTAACTGCTGCCCTGCAAAAAGCTTCTTCAATTCCCCTTTTTATCGCGATTGATCAAGAAGGCGGAAAGGTTAACAGGTTAAAAGAAAAGTCCGGATTCCCTCCCTCCGTATCGGAACAATGTCTTGGATCAATTGATAACTCCAGCACAACAGAAAGGTTCGCAAAAATAACAGCAAAAACTCTTGCCAATCTTGGGATTAACCTGAATTTCGCACCAGTAGTTGATCTCAACATAAATTCAGATAACCCCGTAATCGGAAAGTTAGAACGGAGTTTTTCTGCTGATCCGGACATTGTGGTTAAGCATTCGCTTATAGTCATTAATACCTTACACGATTTTGGAGTGCTCTCAGCAATAAAACATTTCCCTGGACATGGCAGTTCATTGAACGATTCCCATAAAGGCTTAGTAGATGTAACGAACAGCTGGTCTCCAAATGAACTTAAACCTTTTGAGGCTATTATAAAATCCGGGAAATGCAATATGATAATGACAGCCCACATTTTTAATGGAAAAATCGATCCAGAGTGGCCGGCTACCCTTTCATCCAGAACTGTCAAGGGGATACTCCGTAAGGATCTTAAATATAGAGGTGTTGTCATCTCTGACGATATGCAGATGAAGGCAATCAGATCATTTTACGGTCTTGAAACTGCTATAAAAATGGCAATCTCTTCCGGTGTCGACATCCTGCTTTTTGCTAATAATTCGGTCTTTGAAGAGGATATCGCAACACGCGCCCTTGCAATAATAAAAAAATTGTTAACTCGTGGTGAAATCAGTCCAAGACGGATCAATGAATCATACATGAGAATCATGAAGCTGAAGGAGAAAATCAACTACCCCGCGGCAAGCCACGGGGTATCAAAATAA
- a CDS encoding glycosyltransferase family 4 protein codes for MITFTAIKNIGFVLTRFKGTDGVTLETKKWMHVLTTMGYNCYFFVGISDSQPERTMIVPEAFFDHPDIRRIQEKCFGESTRTSQITGRIHRLRQKLKSDLYSFMEKFSIDMLIAENALTIPMNIPLGLAVTELIAETGIPTIAHHHDFYWERDRFIVNCVQDFLSMAFPPNLPSIHHAVINSQADSNLSYRTGISPYIIPNVFQYSASTPFIDDFNKDVRKDLGLEEDDLFFLQPTRIVARKGIEHSIEVVNRMNDPKVKLVITHSAGDEGDEYHERIISYAKLLNVPLIIKPEIIESKRRITADGKKIYTIWDMYPHADFVTYPSLYEGFGNAFLEAIFFKKPILVNRYSIFHQDIEPIGFNVVSMDGYVTDEVVKKIKHILKHPEERRKMVNNNYKLASRFFSYEVLEQKLRTIISNIEGISNERRDPAKWQHLSLLSDD; via the coding sequence ATGATTACATTCACCGCAATTAAAAACATAGGATTTGTTCTAACAAGGTTTAAGGGCACAGATGGAGTAACTCTCGAAACTAAGAAGTGGATGCATGTATTAACGACAATGGGTTATAATTGTTATTTCTTTGTGGGAATATCCGATTCTCAACCGGAAAGGACCATGATAGTACCAGAGGCTTTTTTTGACCATCCTGATATACGAAGAATTCAGGAAAAATGCTTCGGCGAGTCCACAAGGACATCACAGATCACCGGCCGAATACACCGCTTGAGACAAAAACTAAAAAGTGACTTATACAGCTTCATGGAAAAATTTTCAATTGACATGCTTATTGCTGAAAACGCTCTTACTATTCCTATGAATATTCCTCTGGGTTTGGCTGTTACCGAATTAATAGCTGAAACGGGTATTCCTACTATAGCTCATCACCACGATTTCTACTGGGAAAGGGACCGGTTCATAGTCAATTGCGTTCAAGACTTTCTTTCGATGGCCTTCCCTCCCAATCTTCCATCAATACATCACGCGGTGATCAATTCACAGGCCGACAGTAACTTGAGCTACCGCACCGGAATATCTCCTTACATTATTCCTAATGTCTTTCAATACTCGGCAAGCACACCATTTATTGATGACTTCAATAAAGACGTAAGAAAAGACTTAGGGCTGGAAGAAGACGATCTCTTTTTCTTGCAACCCACACGAATAGTCGCAAGAAAAGGGATCGAACATTCCATTGAGGTCGTCAACAGGATGAATGACCCAAAAGTCAAACTTGTGATCACCCATTCTGCAGGCGACGAAGGCGATGAATACCACGAAAGAATAATCAGTTATGCAAAGCTTCTGAATGTACCCCTGATTATCAAACCTGAGATTATCGAAAGCAAGAGAAGGATAACTGCGGATGGCAAGAAAATATATACTATATGGGATATGTATCCCCATGCAGATTTTGTCACCTACCCTTCACTGTACGAAGGGTTCGGGAATGCATTCCTTGAAGCGATTTTCTTTAAAAAACCGATTCTCGTTAACAGATACTCGATTTTCCATCAGGATATTGAACCGATAGGGTTTAATGTTGTCAGTATGGACGGATATGTAACCGATGAGGTTGTCAAAAAAATAAAGCATATATTAAAACACCCGGAAGAAAGGAGAAAGATGGTAAATAATAATTATAAGCTTGCATCCCGCTTTTTCTCCTATGAAGTACTGGAACAAAAACTGAGAACAATAATATCGAATATTGAAGGCATTTCAAATGAGAGGCGGGATCCCGCAAAATGGCAGCACCTCTCCCTGCTTTCTGATGATTAA
- a CDS encoding secondary thiamine-phosphate synthase enzyme YjbQ, translating to MRKIAVKTGSRFEMIDITNQVRKIVNEREIKSGICHIFTPHTTAAITINENADPNVPRDIIMELDKVIPLNDNYRHIEGNSAAHIKSSLIGASEMVLIEDGKLILGTWQSIFFCEFDGPRTRKVLIKLFSTE from the coding sequence ATGAGAAAGATTGCTGTAAAGACCGGTTCAAGGTTTGAAATGATAGATATTACTAACCAGGTCAGAAAAATAGTAAATGAAAGAGAGATTAAAAGCGGTATCTGTCATATCTTTACACCCCACACTACCGCCGCCATTACAATAAACGAAAATGCCGATCCCAACGTGCCAAGGGATATCATAATGGAACTGGACAAGGTTATACCTCTCAATGATAACTACAGGCATATTGAGGGAAACTCTGCCGCCCACATCAAGTCTTCCCTGATTGGGGCCTCAGAAATGGTGCTCATAGAAGATGGCAAGCTTATACTCGGCACCTGGCAATCTATATTCTTCTGTGAGTTTGATGGTCCCAGGACAAGGAAGGTGCTGATAAAGCTGTTTTCAACAGAATGA
- a CDS encoding low molecular weight protein arginine phosphatase translates to MKILFVCTGNICRSFMAERILKKKLTENNCSNIEVSSAGVYSIEGVPGDPRAVKILTENGFNGYGHKSKLLTDEMVADADKIIVMENTHKKMIIDKYPDAEGKIFLLKSFSEDDHELYKDIKDPYGLSDYFYRLCFAEIYMTIEGLVKKCIKNIGVT, encoded by the coding sequence ATGAAAATACTATTTGTCTGTACCGGTAATATCTGTCGAAGCTTCATGGCAGAGCGAATTTTGAAGAAAAAACTTACAGAAAATAATTGCAGCAATATAGAGGTTTCCTCAGCGGGCGTCTATAGTATTGAGGGAGTACCTGGCGATCCAAGAGCAGTAAAAATATTAACTGAAAATGGATTCAATGGCTATGGACATAAATCAAAGCTGTTAACGGATGAAATGGTTGCAGATGCAGACAAGATAATTGTAATGGAAAATACCCATAAAAAGATGATCATTGACAAATATCCCGATGCAGAAGGTAAAATCTTTCTTCTTAAATCATTTTCAGAAGATGACCACGAATTATATAAAGACATCAAGGATCCTTATGGACTTTCGGATTACTTCTACAGGCTCTGCTTCGCGGAAATTTATATGACCATAGAAGGTCTGGTGAAAAAATGTATTAAGAATATCGGTGTAACATAA
- a CDS encoding HD domain-containing phosphohydrolase — protein MVRYFDVIKSGGAKEEEPDGSKKSEKPERPERRSRAVRFSDLEDRRLSIDEGIVAPKTKRDIEQIKKFSLAVLNYIKEVKIRVVDNKSFEIEPALNIINEIINIPDLIKEIYQSSVHLDYEEEYLISRLPNILVCVLKIGQSMGYSKTELLELGLSALLYDVGMFVVPENIIKKEGKLNDYEVSLVRKHVEMGRDILFPLRNDHPWLHRVAYEHHERENGQGYPRGLKGDEICEYAKIVGIIDVYDAMIHNRPHRKAMMQHMSVRELIGSKNLFFSSKIIKVFIKEISIYPVGSYVRLNTKATGVVIDTNEKNPMRPVVELLFDVNGNAVTENNIVKLDENQLIYIVDSVPKEEITSKTNSL, from the coding sequence ATGGTTAGATATTTTGACGTCATAAAGAGCGGTGGAGCTAAAGAAGAAGAACCTGACGGGTCGAAAAAGTCTGAAAAGCCAGAAAGACCCGAAAGGCGATCCAGGGCCGTTCGCTTCAGCGACTTAGAAGATCGCAGATTATCGATTGATGAAGGGATTGTTGCTCCTAAAACCAAGCGCGACATTGAACAAATAAAAAAATTTTCTTTGGCCGTCCTTAATTATATTAAAGAGGTCAAGATAAGGGTTGTGGACAATAAATCTTTCGAGATTGAACCGGCCCTCAACATCATTAACGAAATCATTAATATACCCGATCTGATTAAGGAAATTTACCAATCCTCTGTTCATTTAGATTATGAGGAAGAATACCTCATTTCTCGCCTGCCTAACATACTTGTATGTGTCCTCAAGATTGGTCAAAGTATGGGATATTCCAAGACAGAGCTTCTGGAACTTGGGCTTTCTGCATTACTTTATGATGTGGGGATGTTTGTGGTTCCGGAGAATATAATTAAAAAGGAGGGGAAATTAAACGATTACGAGGTATCTCTTGTAAGAAAACACGTAGAGATGGGGAGAGACATCTTGTTCCCGCTTAGAAATGACCATCCCTGGCTCCATCGCGTGGCGTACGAACACCATGAAAGGGAAAACGGCCAGGGTTATCCACGCGGGCTTAAAGGAGATGAAATCTGCGAATATGCAAAGATAGTAGGTATAATTGATGTCTACGATGCTATGATCCACAACCGCCCTCATAGAAAAGCAATGATGCAGCATATGTCGGTCAGGGAATTGATAGGGTCAAAAAACCTTTTCTTTTCTTCAAAGATAATAAAAGTTTTTATTAAGGAGATATCCATCTACCCGGTAGGAAGTTATGTAAGACTCAACACTAAAGCCACAGGCGTCGTCATTGACACCAATGAAAAGAATCCTATGAGACCGGTCGTCGAACTTCTCTTTGACGTTAACGGAAATGCGGTGACCGAAAACAATATAGTGAAGTTGGATGAAAACCAACTCATTTATATTGTTGATAGTGTTCCCAAAGAGGAAATTACATCTAAGACAAATTCTCTATAG
- a CDS encoding MBL fold metallo-hydrolase, with product MDTVKVTILGSGTCVPSLKRSSCSLLMDINDTKLLFDLGAGTMRRLLEAGTTISQISYLFFSHLHPDHTGEFVPFLFATKYPETYRRRTPFTVAGAVGLKSFYDGLKKVYGHWIELEGNLLNLIEFDNTAPDSLSLKLFDVETMPMEHIESSIGFRITTQEGTSIVYTGDIDLCDNAVSLARNADLLICESALPDGMKVPGHLTPSLAGEIATQANAKRLVLTHFYPECDMVDIEAECRKTYQGHLILAEDLLQIEVDI from the coding sequence ATGGACACTGTAAAAGTAACCATACTCGGGTCAGGAACATGCGTACCTTCTTTAAAGAGGAGTTCATGTTCTCTTCTTATGGATATAAATGATACAAAGCTTTTGTTTGACCTGGGGGCTGGTACCATGAGACGACTACTCGAGGCCGGCACAACGATATCACAGATATCATACCTGTTCTTTAGCCACCTTCATCCCGATCACACTGGTGAATTTGTCCCCTTTCTCTTTGCTACCAAATATCCCGAAACATACCGCAGACGAACACCTTTCACTGTAGCCGGTGCCGTAGGTCTTAAGAGCTTTTATGACGGGTTGAAGAAAGTATATGGACACTGGATTGAGTTAGAAGGCAACCTGTTGAACTTAATAGAATTTGACAATACTGCACCTGATAGTCTTTCACTCAAACTTTTCGATGTCGAAACAATGCCGATGGAGCATATAGAGAGCAGCATCGGCTTTCGAATCACAACACAGGAAGGAACGTCTATCGTCTACACCGGGGATATCGATCTTTGTGACAATGCCGTTTCACTTGCCAGAAATGCGGATCTTCTCATCTGCGAATCAGCTCTTCCTGATGGGATGAAGGTTCCGGGACACCTGACGCCCTCGCTGGCAGGTGAAATTGCTACTCAGGCTAACGCTAAGCGGCTTGTTCTCACACATTTTTACCCTGAATGTGACATGGTTGACATCGAAGCCGAATGTCGTAAAACCTATCAAGGACATCTCATTCTGGCAGAAGATCTATTACAGATTGAAGTAGACATCTGA